In a single window of the Neodiprion virginianus isolate iyNeoVirg1 chromosome 1, iyNeoVirg1.1, whole genome shotgun sequence genome:
- the LOC124298908 gene encoding protogenin-like isoform X5, producing MTRKSKGQESHNSPSDRIQALESYRCVTKNAAGSLRSSPAFLQIADLSREFDESPQDLIVHEGEVARFSCYISSIPFPPNITWQHNGQFLPYVRGKKYFLVSPGVLYISATNLSDAGSYRCVVNNKFLKKTRKSKEAQLHVIPKIQEKRSDVPIILFPQISSSYKLIAGSDLTLVCATSGFPTLVTWTFISQFPDGAGYKEPRVLLNSTGSVAALMLEELTIADAGIYDCSVKNSNVTLQTQNITIDVLIPPTFIMKPINQVQPSGRTARFECQAEGRPTPQIYWLKDSVNITMNPREKTFVSNNNKVGLVISSTVPSDAGIYQCVAVNVAGEIWAAGRLQVTKSPQRPPIPTSLHCHALSPDIIHLSWKIPQTMPFPNVDSYFTVHYALAEPGSREDIALPEPNSTVVEVKSLMPFTNYTMYVRTWNTYGSSEQSASVNCATAASGMGTNDARLNFSNKFVPIAAPMTKVKVISPTKLEVSWAPLNKTEARGFILEYKLQWRLQHHPSSRVLHLPSAVNQYTLTNLVPGKSYEIRVLARTEQGWPNVSDSQLGWTNALMPSTNSSKLPPTDLLNLNVANINSSTVKLSWNMNGETQGWPDDFDLWQLYYQNVVGKNLTTTYLPKNCTEYILTDLEADASYDIGLCMISSGKLLECFQMYLDPKRLIEDHTLTNLEGVPVSSTAINVTWSAAPSHIDYCYEVCYNTFHPTIPEPLQCFNTTNMTMTVRHLKPFTIYQFKVRVLYNTSERVGLYSKDMECRTNQDIPGTVREIKWFLCNITEVGITWKPPSKTNGVIRNYTIFYTTDPFATPLKYWANITVPGANTTAKLPRLIPSTRYFVEVRAATDAGYGKSSDRIIFHTGDVPKNSTDPLYGGSPSPTLGTDQSFGIIVGVSISTCFIVICLSSIYFRKKWENTQSPQESLQSLKDRGILRNGNGRCAERNTIGGNQHACTASTMNDIELTTLCPPSPKSANSHIDTKGGCSNGIVECCMKDSLLTVWNMNNDSKDLDITINPQFDRKGSTSSHQQPQQDLDRTRITMLNSAAASSCSSLNNNFECLENLLSLQQVPSTSVPVVAPNG from the exons ATGACACGAAAGAGTAAAGGACAAGAAAGCCACAATAGTCCAAGTGATAGAATTCAAGCATTGGAGTCTTACCGTTGTGTTACAAAAAATGCTGCAGGTTCGCTAAGGTCCTCCCCTGCATTTTTACAGATTGCTG ACTTATCTCGAGAATTTGACGAATCGCCACAAGATTTGATCGTACACGAGGGGGAAGTAgctagattttcttgttaCATCAGTAGCATTCCATTTCCACCAAACATTACTTGGCAGCATAATGGACAGTTTTTGCCCTATGTTCGTGGAAAAAA ATATTTCTTGGTATCACCAGGTGTTCTATATATAAGTGCAACGAATCTATCTGATGCTGGTTCATACAG ATGTGTAGTAAATAACAAGTTTTTAAAGAAGACTAGAAAAAGCAAAGAAGCGCAACTGCACGTTATTccaaaaatacaagaaaagaGATCAGATGTACCTATTATCCTTTTTCCACAAATTTCAAGTAGTTATAAGCTCATTGCTGGGTCTGATCTGACGCTAGTGTGTGCCACATCGGGTTTTCCAACTCTTGTAACTTGGACATTTATTTCTCAGTTCCCAG ATGGTGCCGGTTACAAAGAGCCCCGTGTGCTCCTAAATTCCACAGGCAGTGTAGCAGCGTTAATGTTAGAAGAGCTTACCATAGCGGATGCGGGCATTTATGATTGTTCTGTAAAAAACTCCAACGTGACCCTCCAAACTCAG aaTATTACAATAGACGTCCTAATACCACCAACTTTTATAATGAAACCTATCAATCAAGTGCAGCCTAGTGGAAGAACAGCCCGGTTCGAATGTCAAGCCGAAGGACGTCCTACGCCACAAATTTACTGGCTTAAGGATTCTGTCAATATCACTATGAACC cTCGGGAAAAAACATTCGTGAGCAACAATAATAAAGTGGGACTAGTAATCTCATCCACAGTTCCGTCCGATGCTGGTATATACCAGTGTGTCGCGGTGAATGTTGCTGGAGAAATTTGGGCTGCTGGTAGGCTCCAGGTCACCAAGTCACCGCAACGCCCCCCTATTCCTACGTCTTTGCATTGTCACGCCTTGTCACCAGATATAATTCATCTATCTTGGAAAATACCACAAACAATGCCGTTCCCTAATGTTGATTCGTATTTCACCGTTCACTATGCTCTTGCAG AACCAGGCAGCCGAGAAGACATTGCCTTACCCGAACCAAATTCAACAGTCGTTGAAGTTAAATCGCTGATGCCGTTTACTAATTATACAATGTATGTCCGAACATGGAACACATATGGATCTAGCGAACAATCGGCTTCTGTTAATTGTGCAACTGCTGCAAGTGGTATGGGAACAAATGATGCAAGgctaaatttttcgaataaatttg TTCCTATAGCCGCTCCAATGACAAAAGTCAAAGTGATTAGTCCTACAAAACTTGAAGTATCATGGGCACCACTAAATAAGACAGAGGCACGAGGATTTATCCTGGAATATAAATTACAATGGAGGCTTCAACATCATCCCTCGTCCAGAGTTCTCCATCTCCCATCAGCTGTTAACCAATATACTCTCACTa ATTTGGTTCCTGGCAAATCTTATGAGATTCGAGTCTTAGCTCGAACAGAGCAAGGCTGGCCTAATGTTAGTGATTCACAATTGGGGTGGACCAATGCTTTGATGCCCTCAACTAACTCCAGCAAACTCCCGCCGACAGATTTATTGAATCTCAATGTGGCAAACATCAACTCATCAACTGTTAAG CTAAGTTGGAATATGAATGGTGAAACACAAGGGTGGCCAGACGACTTTGATTTGTGGCAGTTATACTATCAGAATGTAGTCGGAAAAAATCTGACGACTACTTATCTGCCTAAGAATTGTACAGAGTACATACTTACAGATCTTG AAGCTGATGCATCGTATGACATCGGATTGTGTATGATCAGTTCTGGGAAATTATTGGAATGTTTTCAAATGTATTTGGATCCGAAAAGGCTTATCGAAG ATCATACTCTGACTAATCTGGAAGGGGTTCCTGTTTCATCCACTGCTATAAATGTAACGTGGTCTGCTGCCCCTTCTCACATAGATTATTGCTACGAAGTGTGTTATAACACTTTCCACCCCACAATTCCGGAACCATTGCAGTGTTTCAATAC CACAAATATGACGATGACAGTGCGTCATCTAAAACCGTTTACAATATATCAATTCAAAGTCAGAGTCCTGTATAACACAAGCGAACGAGTGGGTTTGTACAGCAAAGATATGGAGTGTCGGACAAATCAGGATA ttccagGTACCGTTAGAGAGATAAAATGGTTTCTATGCAACATTACTGAGGTTGGTATTACGTGGAAACCGCCAAGTAAAACAAATGGAGTAATACGCAACTACACTATTTTCTACACAACTGATCCTTTCGCTACACCCTTGAAATATTGGGCAAATATAACTGTACCTGGTGCAAATACAACTGCGAAATTGCCACGCCTTATCCCGAGTACGCGATACTTTGTAGAAGTACGAGCTGCTACCGATGCTGGATATGGAAAATCCTCGGATAGAATCATTTTCCACACAGGTGATGTTCCAAAGAATTCTACAGATCCTTTATATGGGGGTAGTCCGTCTCCCACTCTAGGAACAGATCAAAGTTTTG GAATCATTGTTGGTGTAAGCATAAGCACctgttttattgttatttgcCTGAGCAGtatatattttcgaaaaaagtgGGAAAATACACAATCACCCCAGGAAAGTTTACAGTCGTTGAAGGATCGTGGTATATTACGCAATGGAAATGGCCGCTGTGCAGAGAGAAATACAATTGGCGGCAACCAACATGCATGTACAGCGTCGACTATGAATGACATTGAACTAACCACCCTATGTCCACCCTCCCCTAAATCCGCAAATTCTCATATAGATACTAAG GGCGGTTGTTCTAACGGCATTGTTGAATGTTGCATGAAAGATTCCCTTCTGACAGTTTGGAATATGAACAATGATAGTAAAGATCTAGACATTACCATAAATCCTCAG TTTGACAGAAAGGGCAGCACCAGCTCGCATCAACAGCCTCAGCAGGATCTAGATCGCACAAGGATTACGATGTTAAATTCTGCAGCGGCAAGCAGCTGTAGCAgcttaaataataattttgaatgttTGGAAAACTTGTTGTCTCTACAACAAGTGCCATCAACGTCAGTTCCTGTCGTTGCTCCCAATGGGTGA
- the LOC124298908 gene encoding protogenin B-like isoform X4 has protein sequence MVEEEPNGSIVVGRRGAILNCSIGNNQNVSWLRNGLAAPPCGLVRCKLRNGSLHFLKMTRKSKGQESHNSPSDRIQALESYRCVTKNAAGSLRSSPAFLQIADLSREFDESPQDLIVHEGEVARFSCYISSIPFPPNITWQHNGQFLPYVRGKKYFLVSPGVLYISATNLSDAGSYRCVVNNKFLKKTRKSKEAQLHVIPKIQEKRSDVPIILFPQISSSYKLIAGSDLTLVCATSGFPTLVTWTFISQFPDGAGYKEPRVLLNSTGSVAALMLEELTIADAGIYDCSVKNSNVTLQTQNITIDVLIPPTFIMKPINQVQPSGRTARFECQAEGRPTPQIYWLKDSVNITMNPREKTFVSNNNKVGLVISSTVPSDAGIYQCVAVNVAGEIWAAGRLQVTKSPQRPPIPTSLHCHALSPDIIHLSWKIPQTMPFPNVDSYFTVHYALAEPGSREDIALPEPNSTVVEVKSLMPFTNYTMYVRTWNTYGSSEQSASVNCATAASGMGTNDARLNFSNKFVPIAAPMTKVKVISPTKLEVSWAPLNKTEARGFILEYKLQWRLQHHPSSRVLHLPSAVNQYTLTNLVPGKSYEIRVLARTEQGWPNVSDSQLGWTNALMPSTNSSKLPPTDLLNLNVANINSSTVKLSWNMNGETQGWPDDFDLWQLYYQNVVGKNLTTTYLPKNCTEYILTDLEADASYDIGLCMISSGKLLECFQMYLDPKRLIEDHTLTNLEGVPVSSTAINVTWSAAPSHIDYCYEVCYNTFHPTIPEPLQCFNTTNMTMTVRHLKPFTIYQFKVRVLYNTSERVGLYSKDMECRTNQDIPGTVREIKWFLCNITEVGITWKPPSKTNGVIRNYTIFYTTDPFATPLKYWANITVPGANTTAKLPRLIPSTRYFVEVRAATDAGYGKSSDRIIFHTGDVPKNSTDPLYGGSPSPTLGTDQSFGIIVGVSISTCFIVICLSSIYFRKKWENTQSPQESLQSLKDRGILRNGNGRCAERNTIGGNQHACTASTMNDIELTTLCPPSPKSANSHIDTKGGCSNGIVECCMKDSLLTVWNMNNDSKDLDITINPQFDRKGSTSSHQQPQQDLDRTRITMLNSAAASSCSSLNNNFECLENLLSLQQVPSTSVPVVAPNG, from the exons ATGGTGGAGGAAGAGCCCAATGGCAGTATTGTGGTTGGCCGAAGGGGAGCGATTCTCAATTGTTCCATAGGTAATAACCAAAATGTATCTTGGCTACGGAATGGATTAGCAGCGCCTCCGTGTGGTCTGGTACGATGCAAACTGCGTAATGGTTCTCTACACTTTCTAAAG ATGACACGAAAGAGTAAAGGACAAGAAAGCCACAATAGTCCAAGTGATAGAATTCAAGCATTGGAGTCTTACCGTTGTGTTACAAAAAATGCTGCAGGTTCGCTAAGGTCCTCCCCTGCATTTTTACAGATTGCTG ACTTATCTCGAGAATTTGACGAATCGCCACAAGATTTGATCGTACACGAGGGGGAAGTAgctagattttcttgttaCATCAGTAGCATTCCATTTCCACCAAACATTACTTGGCAGCATAATGGACAGTTTTTGCCCTATGTTCGTGGAAAAAA ATATTTCTTGGTATCACCAGGTGTTCTATATATAAGTGCAACGAATCTATCTGATGCTGGTTCATACAG ATGTGTAGTAAATAACAAGTTTTTAAAGAAGACTAGAAAAAGCAAAGAAGCGCAACTGCACGTTATTccaaaaatacaagaaaagaGATCAGATGTACCTATTATCCTTTTTCCACAAATTTCAAGTAGTTATAAGCTCATTGCTGGGTCTGATCTGACGCTAGTGTGTGCCACATCGGGTTTTCCAACTCTTGTAACTTGGACATTTATTTCTCAGTTCCCAG ATGGTGCCGGTTACAAAGAGCCCCGTGTGCTCCTAAATTCCACAGGCAGTGTAGCAGCGTTAATGTTAGAAGAGCTTACCATAGCGGATGCGGGCATTTATGATTGTTCTGTAAAAAACTCCAACGTGACCCTCCAAACTCAG aaTATTACAATAGACGTCCTAATACCACCAACTTTTATAATGAAACCTATCAATCAAGTGCAGCCTAGTGGAAGAACAGCCCGGTTCGAATGTCAAGCCGAAGGACGTCCTACGCCACAAATTTACTGGCTTAAGGATTCTGTCAATATCACTATGAACC cTCGGGAAAAAACATTCGTGAGCAACAATAATAAAGTGGGACTAGTAATCTCATCCACAGTTCCGTCCGATGCTGGTATATACCAGTGTGTCGCGGTGAATGTTGCTGGAGAAATTTGGGCTGCTGGTAGGCTCCAGGTCACCAAGTCACCGCAACGCCCCCCTATTCCTACGTCTTTGCATTGTCACGCCTTGTCACCAGATATAATTCATCTATCTTGGAAAATACCACAAACAATGCCGTTCCCTAATGTTGATTCGTATTTCACCGTTCACTATGCTCTTGCAG AACCAGGCAGCCGAGAAGACATTGCCTTACCCGAACCAAATTCAACAGTCGTTGAAGTTAAATCGCTGATGCCGTTTACTAATTATACAATGTATGTCCGAACATGGAACACATATGGATCTAGCGAACAATCGGCTTCTGTTAATTGTGCAACTGCTGCAAGTGGTATGGGAACAAATGATGCAAGgctaaatttttcgaataaatttg TTCCTATAGCCGCTCCAATGACAAAAGTCAAAGTGATTAGTCCTACAAAACTTGAAGTATCATGGGCACCACTAAATAAGACAGAGGCACGAGGATTTATCCTGGAATATAAATTACAATGGAGGCTTCAACATCATCCCTCGTCCAGAGTTCTCCATCTCCCATCAGCTGTTAACCAATATACTCTCACTa ATTTGGTTCCTGGCAAATCTTATGAGATTCGAGTCTTAGCTCGAACAGAGCAAGGCTGGCCTAATGTTAGTGATTCACAATTGGGGTGGACCAATGCTTTGATGCCCTCAACTAACTCCAGCAAACTCCCGCCGACAGATTTATTGAATCTCAATGTGGCAAACATCAACTCATCAACTGTTAAG CTAAGTTGGAATATGAATGGTGAAACACAAGGGTGGCCAGACGACTTTGATTTGTGGCAGTTATACTATCAGAATGTAGTCGGAAAAAATCTGACGACTACTTATCTGCCTAAGAATTGTACAGAGTACATACTTACAGATCTTG AAGCTGATGCATCGTATGACATCGGATTGTGTATGATCAGTTCTGGGAAATTATTGGAATGTTTTCAAATGTATTTGGATCCGAAAAGGCTTATCGAAG ATCATACTCTGACTAATCTGGAAGGGGTTCCTGTTTCATCCACTGCTATAAATGTAACGTGGTCTGCTGCCCCTTCTCACATAGATTATTGCTACGAAGTGTGTTATAACACTTTCCACCCCACAATTCCGGAACCATTGCAGTGTTTCAATAC CACAAATATGACGATGACAGTGCGTCATCTAAAACCGTTTACAATATATCAATTCAAAGTCAGAGTCCTGTATAACACAAGCGAACGAGTGGGTTTGTACAGCAAAGATATGGAGTGTCGGACAAATCAGGATA ttccagGTACCGTTAGAGAGATAAAATGGTTTCTATGCAACATTACTGAGGTTGGTATTACGTGGAAACCGCCAAGTAAAACAAATGGAGTAATACGCAACTACACTATTTTCTACACAACTGATCCTTTCGCTACACCCTTGAAATATTGGGCAAATATAACTGTACCTGGTGCAAATACAACTGCGAAATTGCCACGCCTTATCCCGAGTACGCGATACTTTGTAGAAGTACGAGCTGCTACCGATGCTGGATATGGAAAATCCTCGGATAGAATCATTTTCCACACAGGTGATGTTCCAAAGAATTCTACAGATCCTTTATATGGGGGTAGTCCGTCTCCCACTCTAGGAACAGATCAAAGTTTTG GAATCATTGTTGGTGTAAGCATAAGCACctgttttattgttatttgcCTGAGCAGtatatattttcgaaaaaagtgGGAAAATACACAATCACCCCAGGAAAGTTTACAGTCGTTGAAGGATCGTGGTATATTACGCAATGGAAATGGCCGCTGTGCAGAGAGAAATACAATTGGCGGCAACCAACATGCATGTACAGCGTCGACTATGAATGACATTGAACTAACCACCCTATGTCCACCCTCCCCTAAATCCGCAAATTCTCATATAGATACTAAG GGCGGTTGTTCTAACGGCATTGTTGAATGTTGCATGAAAGATTCCCTTCTGACAGTTTGGAATATGAACAATGATAGTAAAGATCTAGACATTACCATAAATCCTCAG TTTGACAGAAAGGGCAGCACCAGCTCGCATCAACAGCCTCAGCAGGATCTAGATCGCACAAGGATTACGATGTTAAATTCTGCAGCGGCAAGCAGCTGTAGCAgcttaaataataattttgaatgttTGGAAAACTTGTTGTCTCTACAACAAGTGCCATCAACGTCAGTTCCTGTCGTTGCTCCCAATGGGTGA